The Streptomyces luteogriseus genome includes a window with the following:
- a CDS encoding ABC transporter ATP-binding protein has protein sequence MMNNAPGSPRPGPAPTPGPGPDPHTPAVHAENLTVVRGPRTVLRDLGFTVPRGRITGLLGPSGCGKSTLMRALVGTQAKVTGTLDVLGHPAGHPALRTRIGYVTQAPSVYDDLTVRQNLDYFAAILDPGRTAADRRDADVTRAIADVDLTTHADALAGNLSGGQRNRVSLAVALLGSPELLVLDEPTVGLDPVLRRDLWNLFHDIATGRGATLLVSSHVMDEAERCHRLLLMREGELLADDTPDALRARTGADTVEEAFLHLVDAAKAAARTKETTR, from the coding sequence ATGATGAATAATGCTCCCGGCTCGCCACGTCCGGGCCCGGCACCCACCCCCGGCCCAGGCCCGGACCCGCACACCCCAGCCGTCCACGCCGAGAACCTCACCGTCGTCCGCGGCCCCCGCACGGTCCTGCGCGACCTCGGCTTCACCGTCCCCCGCGGCCGGATCACCGGCCTCCTCGGCCCCTCCGGCTGCGGCAAGTCGACCCTGATGCGCGCCCTCGTCGGCACCCAGGCCAAGGTCACCGGCACCCTCGACGTCCTCGGCCACCCCGCCGGCCACCCCGCCCTGCGCACCCGCATCGGCTACGTCACCCAGGCCCCGTCCGTCTACGACGACCTGACCGTCCGCCAGAACCTCGACTACTTCGCCGCGATCCTCGACCCCGGCCGCACGGCAGCCGACCGCCGCGACGCAGACGTCACCCGCGCCATCGCCGACGTCGACCTCACCACCCACGCCGACGCCCTGGCCGGCAACCTCTCCGGCGGTCAGCGCAACCGCGTCTCCCTTGCCGTCGCCCTCCTCGGCTCCCCGGAACTTCTCGTCCTCGACGAACCCACCGTCGGCCTCGACCCGGTCCTGCGCCGCGACCTGTGGAACCTCTTCCACGACATCGCGACCGGCCGCGGCGCCACCCTCCTCGTCTCCTCCCACGTCATGGACGAGGCCGAGCGCTGCCACCGCCTCCTCCTCATGCGCGAGGGCGAACTCCTCGCCGACGACACCCCCGACGCCCTGCGCGCCCGCACCGGCGCCGACACGGTCGAGGAGGCCTTCCTGCACCTGGTGGACGCGGCAAAAGCAGCGGCCCGCACGAAGGAGACGACCCGATGA
- a CDS encoding class I SAM-dependent methyltransferase, producing the protein MTTPPAAHHRTGADPAPESPAGHPAPEPARTARAHSFNAAAAQYAANRPSYPPALFDAIEDLTGRPLTGSRVADIGAGTGIATALLHARGANVIAVEPGDGMAAQFRRALPGVPVIRGTGDDLPLAGDSVDLVTYAQAWHWTDPVRAVPEALRVLRPGGALALWWNTDALDVPWIAEAAARTERHFGIDVSAEKRNVNARAADPTGRLDFTRRTVRWSRRVPVDTHLANIGSHSVFLVHGAEHTAAFLAAEREHLLRAFPDGFVEEVYEVVLLLAETPVRRTRPDGAA; encoded by the coding sequence ATGACCACACCTCCCGCCGCCCACCACCGCACCGGAGCCGACCCCGCCCCCGAATCCCCTGCCGGGCACCCCGCCCCCGAGCCCGCCCGAACCGCCCGAGCCCACTCCTTCAACGCCGCGGCGGCCCAGTACGCGGCCAACCGCCCCTCCTACCCCCCGGCCCTCTTCGACGCGATAGAGGACCTGACCGGCCGGCCGCTCACCGGCAGCCGCGTCGCGGACATCGGTGCCGGCACCGGTATCGCCACCGCCCTCCTGCACGCCAGGGGCGCGAACGTCATCGCCGTGGAACCCGGCGACGGCATGGCGGCCCAGTTCCGCCGCGCCCTCCCCGGTGTCCCGGTCATCCGAGGCACGGGGGACGACCTCCCCCTCGCCGGCGACTCCGTCGACCTCGTCACCTACGCCCAGGCCTGGCACTGGACCGACCCCGTCCGCGCCGTCCCGGAAGCCCTGCGCGTCCTGCGTCCCGGAGGCGCCCTCGCCCTCTGGTGGAACACCGACGCCCTCGACGTCCCCTGGATCGCCGAGGCCGCCGCCCGCACCGAACGCCACTTCGGCATCGACGTCTCCGCAGAGAAGCGCAACGTCAACGCCCGAGCCGCCGACCCCACCGGCCGCCTCGACTTCACCCGCCGCACGGTCCGCTGGAGCCGCCGGGTCCCGGTCGACACCCACCTCGCCAATATCGGCAGCCACTCGGTCTTCCTCGTCCACGGCGCCGAACACACCGCGGCGTTCCTGGCCGCGGAACGCGAGCACCTCCTCCGGGCCTTCCCGGACGGTTTCGTGGAGGAGGTCTACGAGGTCGTCCTGCTCCTCGCCGAGACCCCGGTCCGACGCACACGACCCGACGGGGCCGCTTGA
- a CDS encoding dihydrofolate reductase family protein, whose translation MRKLVYYIAVTLDGRIAGPGGEYDFFPAGDERQSAAYSAWANTLYPETVPTAYRAAAGLADTPNRYFDTVVMGLGTYRAPFEQGVTSPYAHLRQYVVSSTLRPDADPAVTVVPGDPLGLVRALKREEGTALNVWLCGGGKLAGALLSEIDELVVKSYPVVAGAGVPAFDGAFDPTVFDVAERTAFPNGVTLTRLTRLTRR comes from the coding sequence ATGCGAAAGCTCGTCTACTACATCGCCGTCACGCTCGACGGCCGTATCGCCGGCCCCGGCGGCGAGTACGACTTCTTCCCCGCAGGCGACGAACGGCAGAGCGCCGCCTACAGCGCCTGGGCCAACACCCTGTACCCCGAGACCGTCCCGACCGCCTACCGCGCCGCCGCCGGCCTCGCCGACACCCCCAACCGGTACTTCGACACCGTCGTCATGGGCCTCGGCACCTACCGGGCCCCCTTCGAGCAGGGGGTCACCAGCCCCTACGCGCACCTGCGCCAGTACGTGGTGTCCAGCACGCTCCGGCCCGACGCCGACCCTGCGGTCACCGTCGTTCCGGGCGACCCGCTCGGCCTCGTCCGCGCACTCAAACGGGAGGAGGGAACCGCCCTGAACGTGTGGCTCTGCGGCGGCGGCAAGCTCGCCGGCGCCCTCCTGTCCGAGATCGACGAACTGGTCGTCAAGAGCTACCCGGTGGTCGCCGGCGCCGGAGTCCCGGCCTTCGACGGCGCCTTCGACCCCACCGTCTTCGACGTCGCCGAGCGCACCGCCTTCCCGAACGGCGTCACCCTCACCCGCCTCACCCGCCTCACCCGCCGATAG
- a CDS encoding TetR/AcrR family transcriptional regulator translates to MVRRNDQRRAALVDAAIEVLAREGARGLTFRAVDAEAAVPTGTTSNYFASRDDVLTQAGARVYERLQPDDAMIARRQAAGRDREAYAVLMRELVGRVAGFRTGYLALLELRLEATRRPELRKVLTERVRADVDANVAHHEASGLPGDAMAVKLLMLTLNWLIVEQLTLPDVFSEAEREQLVTAAVERIVAER, encoded by the coding sequence ATGGTGAGACGGAACGACCAGCGGCGCGCCGCGCTCGTCGACGCGGCGATCGAGGTGCTGGCCAGGGAGGGGGCCCGGGGTCTGACGTTCCGGGCGGTGGACGCCGAGGCCGCGGTACCGACCGGGACCACGTCCAACTACTTCGCCAGCCGGGACGACGTCCTCACCCAGGCCGGCGCCCGGGTCTACGAGCGGCTCCAGCCCGACGACGCGATGATCGCCCGCCGGCAGGCCGCCGGCCGCGACCGGGAGGCCTACGCGGTGCTGATGCGGGAGCTCGTCGGCCGCGTCGCGGGGTTCCGCACCGGCTATCTCGCCCTGCTGGAACTGCGCCTCGAGGCCACCCGCCGTCCCGAACTGCGCAAGGTTCTCACCGAGCGGGTCCGCGCCGATGTCGACGCCAACGTCGCCCACCATGAGGCCTCCGGTCTCCCCGGTGACGCCATGGCCGTCAAGCTGCTCATGCTGACCCTGAACTGGCTGATCGTCGAACAGCTCACCCTGCCGGACGTCTTCAGCGAGGCCGAGCGCGAGCAGCTGGTGACGGCGGCGGTCGAACGTATCGTGGCGGAGCGGTAG
- a CDS encoding EamA/RhaT family transporter, with protein MSDDTGTQETPAGSTGPRPEPIRFFGTTWVDHGNGYTARRIAVAAGSLAAAAVSCLVLRLAYQGLQIAAIGGFVTLLMVVMFAICSAMAFRHTWDGFTRRHDPDRQASLRGLLAVGFVGSLLAHFFRSLTEAPGEKLHREEYEEARKQYEKRTTRRSGNPKNRRRA; from the coding sequence GTGAGCGACGACACCGGCACCCAGGAAACCCCTGCGGGCTCCACCGGCCCCCGCCCCGAGCCGATCCGCTTCTTCGGCACCACCTGGGTCGACCACGGCAACGGCTACACCGCCCGCCGCATCGCGGTCGCCGCCGGTTCACTGGCCGCCGCCGCCGTCTCCTGCCTCGTCCTCCGCCTCGCCTACCAGGGACTCCAGATCGCCGCGATCGGCGGCTTCGTCACGCTCCTCATGGTCGTGATGTTCGCGATCTGCAGCGCGATGGCCTTCCGCCACACCTGGGACGGCTTCACCCGCCGCCACGACCCGGACCGCCAGGCCTCCCTGCGCGGCCTCCTGGCCGTCGGCTTCGTCGGCTCGCTCCTCGCCCATTTCTTCCGCTCCCTCACCGAGGCCCCCGGGGAGAAGCTGCACCGCGAGGAGTACGAAGAGGCCCGCAAGCAGTACGAGAAGCGCACGACCCGCCGCTCGGGCAACCCGAAGAACCGCCGCCGGGCCTAG
- a CDS encoding SH3 domain-containing protein → MSVDRAEETVSGQGAEAVTAEATTTALRYYSVAPGVRVNVRSGPGTNYTVVRVLPEGAKVSIFCQSPGTRVTGPYGTTSIWDNIDNGQYISDAYVQTGSDGYIRPRCS, encoded by the coding sequence ATGTCTGTCGACCGCGCCGAGGAAACGGTGAGCGGGCAGGGGGCGGAAGCAGTCACCGCAGAGGCCACCACCACGGCTCTGCGCTACTACTCCGTCGCGCCGGGCGTCCGTGTCAACGTCCGCAGCGGCCCCGGCACCAACTACACCGTCGTCCGGGTCCTGCCCGAGGGGGCGAAGGTTTCGATCTTCTGCCAGTCGCCGGGTACCAGGGTGACGGGCCCGTACGGCACGACGAGCATCTGGGACAACATCGACAACGGGCAGTACATCTCGGACGCCTATGTGCAGACCGGCAGCGACGGCTACATCCGCCCGCGCTGCAGCTGA
- a CDS encoding serine/threonine-protein kinase, translating into MAPQSNTGAGAEAELPDYAGHYRLESVLGSGGMGVVHLARSTSGMKLAVKVVHAAFARDPEFRGRFRQEVAAARQVSGAFTASVVDADSEAERPWMATLFIPGPTLSGHVKRNGAMSPAELRRLMAGLAEALRDIHRVGVVHRDLKPSNVLLAEDGPKVIDFGISRPKNSELRTETGKLIGTPPFMAPEQFRKPREVGPAADVFALGSVMVHAATGRGPFDSDSPYVVAYQVVHDEPDLTGVPASLAPLVVRCLAKEPEDRPTPDELMRELRSVAASYDTQAFIPAQRTVETPHPGPEPPVEESRRRPRRRRGRWPLVGAGLLGVATAVALGSVYVLGGDGPSPVSGHDPRTTPAAFSPWETTSAPEKGTPQCSYGKETLVCAQKGRVFALDPSDGRQLWRRTVAEAQGGRPVFSGGLVQPALDRSTRLEALDPGSGRTRWRQTVPSYDGLAYAGATLLVTGVDGSVTGVDSASGRTRWSHRIQGHRSPYFTSFAGDPLAYVTSTSEDGASTRVTAVAPDTGKVRWDVRLKGSLQPVGTAGDSVFFVSVDAVYGEARAVVRYTPDDGVSRRVALPVPLEQPQATVRGDLVYLVGSGGSLVAVDMDARKQMWSLETAVTRGSAPVTDGRYVCLSAPDGRLLGVDARDGRLLGQTRPRLGTNADRVADAVPAPVLADARLYATAPDGTVFSVPAGNPAAW; encoded by the coding sequence ATGGCGCCGCAGAGCAACACCGGGGCGGGCGCGGAAGCGGAACTTCCCGACTACGCCGGTCACTATCGGCTGGAGTCGGTTCTGGGCTCCGGGGGCATGGGCGTCGTGCATCTCGCGCGCAGCACTTCGGGGATGAAGCTGGCGGTGAAGGTCGTCCACGCCGCGTTCGCCAGGGATCCCGAGTTCAGAGGGCGCTTCAGACAGGAGGTGGCGGCCGCGCGACAGGTCAGCGGTGCCTTCACCGCGTCCGTCGTCGACGCCGACTCGGAGGCCGAACGGCCCTGGATGGCCACCCTGTTCATCCCCGGGCCGACCCTTTCCGGCCATGTGAAGCGGAACGGGGCCATGAGTCCCGCCGAGTTGCGCCGCCTGATGGCCGGACTGGCCGAGGCGCTGCGTGACATCCACCGGGTCGGCGTGGTGCACCGGGACCTCAAACCGAGCAACGTGCTCCTCGCCGAGGACGGCCCCAAGGTCATCGACTTCGGTATCTCCCGGCCCAAGAACAGCGAACTGCGCACCGAGACGGGCAAGTTGATAGGCACTCCGCCCTTCATGGCACCGGAGCAGTTCCGCAAGCCCCGCGAGGTGGGGCCCGCCGCCGACGTCTTCGCGCTCGGGTCGGTGATGGTGCACGCCGCCACGGGCCGCGGGCCGTTCGACTCGGACAGCCCGTACGTCGTCGCCTATCAAGTCGTGCATGACGAGCCGGATCTGACCGGGGTGCCCGCGAGTCTCGCACCGCTGGTGGTGCGGTGCCTCGCCAAGGAGCCGGAGGACCGGCCGACCCCGGACGAGTTGATGCGGGAGCTGCGGTCGGTGGCCGCCTCGTACGACACGCAGGCGTTCATACCGGCGCAGCGGACGGTGGAGACTCCGCACCCCGGACCGGAGCCGCCCGTCGAGGAGAGCCGACGACGGCCCAGGAGGCGCCGCGGCAGGTGGCCGCTCGTCGGGGCGGGGCTCCTCGGCGTGGCAACCGCCGTCGCGCTGGGCTCGGTGTACGTGCTCGGCGGTGACGGTCCGTCCCCGGTGAGCGGCCACGATCCGCGCACCACGCCGGCCGCGTTCAGCCCGTGGGAGACGACGTCGGCGCCCGAGAAGGGAACGCCGCAGTGCTCGTACGGGAAAGAGACACTGGTCTGCGCGCAGAAGGGCCGGGTCTTCGCGCTCGACCCCTCCGACGGGCGTCAGCTGTGGCGGCGGACCGTCGCCGAGGCGCAGGGTGGACGGCCCGTGTTCTCCGGTGGACTCGTACAGCCCGCGCTGGACCGGAGCACCCGCCTGGAGGCCCTCGACCCCGGTTCGGGCAGGACTCGTTGGCGGCAGACCGTGCCGTCGTACGACGGGCTGGCGTACGCGGGTGCCACGCTCCTGGTCACGGGCGTCGACGGCTCGGTCACGGGCGTGGACAGCGCTTCGGGGCGGACGAGATGGAGCCACCGGATCCAGGGCCACCGGAGCCCGTACTTCACCTCCTTCGCCGGAGACCCGCTGGCTTACGTCACGAGCACGTCGGAAGACGGGGCGAGTACACGGGTCACCGCGGTCGCCCCGGATACGGGCAAGGTGCGCTGGGACGTACGGCTGAAGGGATCACTGCAACCCGTCGGCACGGCCGGCGATTCGGTCTTCTTCGTCTCCGTCGACGCGGTCTACGGAGAGGCGAGGGCCGTGGTGCGCTACACGCCGGACGACGGGGTCTCCCGCCGGGTGGCGCTGCCCGTCCCGCTCGAGCAGCCGCAGGCAACGGTGCGCGGCGACCTCGTGTACCTCGTGGGGAGCGGCGGATCGCTGGTGGCGGTCGACATGGACGCGCGGAAGCAGATGTGGAGCCTGGAGACCGCGGTGACACGGGGTTCCGCGCCGGTGACCGACGGCCGGTACGTCTGCCTCTCCGCTCCCGACGGGCGACTGCTCGGCGTGGACGCGCGCGACGGCCGCCTTCTCGGGCAGACACGTCCACGGCTCGGGACCAACGCGGACCGGGTCGCCGACGCGGTGCCCGCCCCCGTGCTCGCCGACGCCCGCCTCTACGCCACCGCGCCCGACGGGACCGTCTTCTCCGTCCCCGCGGGCAACCCCGCCGCCTGGTGA
- the ilvD gene encoding dihydroxy-acid dehydratase — translation MPELRSRTVTHGRNMAGARALMRASGVPGGDIGRKPIIAVANSFTEFVPGHTHLAPVGRIVSEAVVAAGGIPREFNTIAVDDGIAMGHGGMLYSLPSRDLIADSVEYMVEAHCADALICISNCDKITPGMLNAALRLNIPTVFVSGGPMESGRATLVDGTVRTLDLVDAISDAVNDKISDEDILRIEENACPTCGSCSGMFTANSMNCLTEAIGLSLPGNGSVLATHTARKQLYVNAAHTVMDITRRYYEQDDETVLPRSVASVAAFENAMALDIAMGGSTNTILHLLAAAQEAGVPFGLDEINAVSRRVPCLAKVAPNVAKDRTYYMEDVHRAGGIPALLGELHRAGLLNEDVHSVHSPSLADWLKTWDVRGGSPSAEAIELWHAAPGCVRSAEAFSQSERWEALDEDAEGGCIRSAEHAYSKDGGLAVLKGNLAVDGCVVKTAGVDESIWTFEGPAVVCESQEEAVQKILTQQVKDGDVVVIRYEGPKGGPGMQEMLYPTSYLKGRGLGKTCALVTDGRFSGGTSGLSIGHASPEAAAGGTIALVEDGDRVRIDIPNRSIELLVDDAELARREQALNGVYAPKNRDRKVSAALRAYAAMATSADKGAVRDVSKLG, via the coding sequence ATGCCCGAGCTGAGGTCCCGCACAGTCACCCACGGCCGCAACATGGCGGGCGCCCGCGCCCTTATGCGCGCCTCCGGTGTACCGGGTGGGGACATCGGCCGCAAGCCGATCATCGCGGTCGCCAACAGCTTCACCGAGTTCGTCCCAGGGCACACGCACCTGGCGCCGGTCGGCCGGATCGTCAGCGAGGCGGTCGTCGCCGCCGGCGGCATCCCGCGCGAGTTCAACACGATCGCCGTCGACGACGGCATCGCCATGGGTCACGGCGGCATGCTGTACTCCCTGCCCTCCCGCGACCTGATCGCGGACAGCGTGGAGTACATGGTCGAGGCGCACTGCGCCGACGCCCTGATCTGCATCTCCAACTGCGACAAGATCACCCCGGGCATGCTGAACGCCGCCCTGCGGCTGAACATCCCCACGGTCTTCGTCTCCGGCGGCCCGATGGAGTCCGGCCGTGCCACCCTGGTCGACGGCACGGTCCGTACGCTCGACCTGGTCGACGCGATCTCCGACGCCGTGAACGACAAGATCTCGGACGAGGACATCCTCCGTATCGAGGAGAACGCCTGTCCGACCTGTGGCTCCTGTTCCGGCATGTTCACCGCCAACTCGATGAACTGCCTGACCGAGGCCATCGGCCTCTCCCTGCCGGGCAACGGATCGGTGCTCGCCACGCACACGGCCCGCAAGCAGCTGTACGTGAACGCTGCCCATACGGTCATGGACATCACCCGCCGCTACTACGAGCAGGACGACGAGACGGTCCTGCCCCGCAGCGTGGCGTCCGTCGCGGCGTTCGAGAACGCCATGGCCCTCGACATCGCCATGGGCGGCTCGACCAACACGATCCTGCACCTGCTGGCCGCCGCCCAGGAGGCCGGCGTCCCCTTCGGCCTGGACGAGATCAACGCGGTCTCGCGCCGTGTGCCGTGCCTGGCCAAGGTCGCCCCGAACGTCGCCAAGGACCGCACGTACTACATGGAGGACGTGCACCGCGCCGGCGGCATCCCCGCCCTGCTCGGCGAGCTGCACCGGGCCGGCCTGCTCAACGAGGACGTGCACTCCGTGCACAGCCCGTCCCTCGCGGACTGGCTGAAGACCTGGGACGTGCGCGGCGGTTCCCCCTCCGCCGAGGCGATCGAGCTGTGGCACGCGGCCCCCGGCTGCGTCCGCTCCGCCGAGGCCTTCTCCCAGTCCGAGCGCTGGGAGGCCCTGGACGAGGACGCCGAGGGCGGCTGCATCCGCTCCGCGGAGCACGCCTACTCCAAGGACGGCGGCCTCGCGGTCCTCAAGGGCAACCTGGCCGTGGACGGCTGCGTCGTGAAGACGGCCGGCGTCGACGAGTCCATCTGGACCTTCGAGGGCCCGGCGGTGGTCTGCGAGTCGCAGGAGGAGGCCGTCCAGAAGATCCTCACCCAGCAGGTCAAGGACGGCGACGTCGTCGTCATCCGCTACGAGGGCCCCAAGGGCGGCCCCGGCATGCAGGAGATGCTCTACCCGACCTCGTACCTGAAGGGCCGCGGCCTCGGGAAGACCTGCGCGCTGGTCACCGACGGCCGCTTCTCCGGCGGCACCTCGGGTCTGTCCATCGGCCACGCCTCGCCCGAGGCGGCCGCGGGCGGCACCATCGCCCTGGTCGAGGACGGCGACCGCGTCCGCATCGACATCCCGAACCGCTCCATCGAGCTGCTGGTGGACGACGCCGAGCTGGCCCGCCGCGAGCAGGCGCTGAACGGCGTGTACGCCCCGAAGAACCGCGACCGCAAGGTCTCGGCGGCGCTGCGGGCCTACGCGGCGATGGCGACGAGCGCGGACAAGGGCGCGGTGCGGGACGTGTCGAAGCTGGGCTGA
- a CDS encoding TetR/AcrR family transcriptional regulator: protein MTGRPPAGSGSGTAARRRGRPPRTESADTRDRILTAARDEFSERGYEKTSVRGIAKSAGVDPALVHHYFGTKEQVFEAAITLSFGPALQAPKAIEEGPLDGVGERLARFFFGVWENPATRAPLLAIVRSALTNETAAAVFRRIIATQVLRRIAVRLELPDAELRAELAAAQLVGTAILRYVLKIEPLASADPEQVIARLAPVVQGHLTDP from the coding sequence GTGACCGGCCGGCCCCCGGCCGGCAGCGGGTCCGGCACCGCCGCCCGCCGTCGCGGCCGCCCCCCGCGCACGGAGTCGGCGGACACCCGAGACCGCATCCTGACCGCCGCCCGCGACGAGTTCTCCGAGCGCGGCTACGAGAAGACGTCCGTGCGCGGCATCGCCAAGTCCGCCGGCGTCGATCCGGCCCTCGTGCACCACTACTTCGGCACGAAGGAGCAGGTCTTCGAGGCGGCGATCACCCTGTCCTTCGGACCCGCCCTGCAGGCGCCGAAGGCCATCGAGGAGGGCCCGCTGGACGGAGTGGGGGAGCGCCTGGCCCGCTTCTTCTTCGGCGTCTGGGAGAACCCGGCGACCCGCGCGCCGCTGCTCGCCATCGTCCGGTCCGCCCTCACCAACGAGACCGCGGCCGCCGTCTTCCGGCGGATCATCGCCACTCAGGTGCTGCGCCGCATCGCGGTACGACTGGAGCTGCCGGACGCCGAGCTGCGGGCCGAGCTCGCCGCGGCACAGCTCGTGGGCACCGCGATCCTGCGGTACGTCCTCAAGATCGAGCCGCTGGCCTCGGCGGACCCGGAGCAGGTCATCGCGCGGCTGGCGCCCGTCGTACAGGGCCATCTGACCGATCCGTAA
- a CDS encoding sugar phosphate isomerase/epimerase family protein — MAEPAVKIPDAKVALSTASVYPESTATAFEIAARLGYDGVEVMVWTDPVSQDIEALRRLSDYHRIPILAVHAPCLLITQRVWSTDPWTKLQRARAAAEKLDASTVVVHPPFRWQRQYARDFVTGIWRMANETDVRFAVENMYPWRYRDREMLAYAPDWDVTKDDYRHFTIDLSHTATARSDALDMVDRMGDRLGHVHLADGRGSAKDEHLVPGRGTQPCAEVLERLALTGFDGHVVIEVNTRRAMSSAEREADLAEALAFTRLHLASAVKVPRS, encoded by the coding sequence ATGGCAGAGCCAGCCGTGAAGATCCCGGACGCGAAGGTCGCCCTGTCGACGGCCTCGGTCTACCCGGAGTCGACGGCCACGGCCTTCGAGATCGCCGCGCGCCTCGGCTACGACGGAGTCGAGGTCATGGTCTGGACCGACCCGGTCAGCCAGGACATCGAGGCCCTGCGCAGACTCAGCGACTACCACCGGATCCCGATCCTGGCCGTGCACGCCCCCTGCCTGCTCATCACGCAGCGCGTCTGGTCCACCGACCCGTGGACCAAGCTCCAGCGGGCCCGCGCGGCGGCGGAGAAGCTCGACGCGAGCACGGTCGTGGTCCACCCGCCGTTCCGCTGGCAGCGCCAGTACGCCCGGGACTTCGTCACCGGCATCTGGCGCATGGCCAACGAGACGGACGTACGGTTCGCCGTCGAGAACATGTACCCCTGGCGCTACCGCGACCGCGAGATGCTCGCGTACGCACCCGACTGGGACGTGACGAAGGACGACTACCGGCACTTCACGATCGACCTCAGCCACACCGCGACGGCCCGCTCCGACGCGCTGGACATGGTCGACCGCATGGGGGACCGGCTCGGCCACGTCCACCTGGCCGATGGCCGGGGTTCCGCCAAGGACGAGCACTTGGTGCCCGGCCGCGGCACCCAGCCCTGCGCCGAGGTGCTGGAGCGGCTCGCCCTGACCGGCTTCGACGGGCACGTCGTCATCGAGGTCAACACCCGCCGCGCGATGTCGAGCGCGGAGCGCGAGGCCGATCTGGCGGAGGCCCTGGCCTTCACCCGCCTGCACCTGGCCTCGGCGGTGAAGGTGCCCCGGTCGTGA
- a CDS encoding Ppx/GppA phosphatase family protein has product MRLGVLDVGSNTVHLLVVDAHPGACPLPAHSHKAELRLAQLLDDDGAIGPHGVDRLISVIKEALQAAEDKGAEEVLPFATSAVREARNADDVLERVRAETGVELQVLTGSEEARLTFLAARRWFGWSAGKLLVLDIGGGSLEVAYGIDEEPDAAASLPLGAGRLTAGWLPGDPPDPDDVRALRRHVRTEIARTVGEFSRLGTPDHVVATSKTFKQLARIAGAARSAEGLYVQRELKRESVEGWVPRLAAMTERERAELPGVSEGRAGQLLAGALVAEAAMDLFGVERVEICPWALREGVILRRLDHMESV; this is encoded by the coding sequence ATGAGACTCGGTGTCCTCGACGTGGGATCGAACACGGTGCATCTGCTCGTGGTGGACGCGCACCCCGGCGCGTGCCCGCTTCCCGCCCACTCGCACAAGGCGGAACTGCGCCTCGCCCAGCTCCTCGACGACGACGGCGCGATCGGCCCCCACGGCGTCGACCGGCTGATCTCGGTGATCAAGGAGGCGCTCCAGGCCGCCGAGGACAAGGGTGCGGAGGAGGTCCTCCCGTTCGCGACCTCCGCCGTACGGGAGGCCCGCAACGCCGATGACGTCCTCGAACGCGTACGCGCCGAGACCGGCGTCGAGCTCCAGGTCCTCACCGGCTCCGAGGAGGCCCGGCTCACCTTCCTCGCCGCCCGCCGCTGGTTCGGCTGGTCGGCCGGGAAGCTGCTGGTCCTGGACATCGGCGGCGGCTCCCTGGAGGTCGCCTACGGCATCGACGAGGAGCCCGACGCGGCCGCCTCGCTGCCGCTGGGCGCCGGACGCCTCACCGCCGGCTGGCTGCCCGGCGACCCGCCCGATCCGGACGACGTCCGCGCCCTGCGCCGCCATGTGCGGACCGAGATCGCCCGCACGGTCGGCGAGTTCAGCCGCCTGGGCACCCCCGACCACGTCGTCGCCACATCGAAGACCTTCAAGCAACTGGCCCGCATCGCCGGCGCCGCCCGCTCCGCCGAGGGCCTCTACGTCCAGCGCGAGCTCAAGCGGGAGTCCGTGGAGGGCTGGGTTCCGCGTCTGGCCGCCATGACCGAGCGGGAGCGCGCGGAGCTGCCGGGCGTCTCCGAGGGCAGGGCCGGCCAGCTCCTGGCGGGCGCCCTGGTCGCCGAGGCCGCGATGGACCTGTTCGGCGTGGAGCGCGTGGAGATATGCCCCTGGGCGCTGAGGGAAGGCGTGATCCTGCGTCGCCTGGATCACATGGAGTCCGTGTAG